Proteins encoded by one window of Leopardus geoffroyi isolate Oge1 chromosome X, O.geoffroyi_Oge1_pat1.0, whole genome shotgun sequence:
- the PRRG3 gene encoding transmembrane gamma-carboxyglutamic acid protein 3 isoform X1, with product MAGFSAALSSVFLEAKNAHSVLKRFPRANEFLEELRQGTIERECMEEVCSYEEVKEVFEDKEKTMEFWKGYPNAVYSVRDPTQSPDAMYVVVPLLGVALLIVIALFIIWRCQLQKATRHHPSYAQNRYLASRAGHSLPRVMVYRGTVHSQGESSAHREAGSNPQVVLGPSRGGRTTVRLESTLYLPELSLSRLSSATPPPSYEEVTAPQESSSEEASVSYSDPPPKYEEIVATNPGSDK from the exons ATGGCAG GCTTCAGTGCAGCTCTCTCTTCAGTGTTTCTGGAGGCCAAGAATGCCCATTCTGTCCTGAAACGGTTCCCTCGTGCCAATGAATTCCTGGAGGAGCTGCGCCAGGGTACCATCGAGCGAGAGTGCATGGAGGAGGTCTGCAGCTACGAGGAGGTCAAGGAGGTGTTTGAGGACAAAGAGAAAACG atgGAGTTCTGGAAGGGGTACCCGAATGCAGTCTACTCAGTTCGAGACCCTACACAAAGCCCAGATGCCATGTATGTGGTCGTTCCCCTTCTGGGGGTGGCGTTGCTGATTGTCATTGCCTTGTTCATCATCTGGAGGTGCCAGCTGCAGAAAGCCACACGACATCACCCCTCGTATGCTCAGAACCGGTACCTAGCCAGTCGCGCAGGGCACAGCCTCCCCCGGGTCATGGTGTACCGGGGCACTGTGCATAGCCAGGGGGAGTCCTCTGCGCACCGTGAGGCAGGGAGCAATCCTCAGGTGGTGCTGGGACCTAGTCGAGGGGGCAGAACCACGGTCCGCCTTGAGAGCACCCTCTACCtccctgagctctctctctccaggctgTCCagtgccacccctcccccatcctacGAGGAGGTAACTGCACCCCAGGAGAGCAGCAGTGAGGAGGCAAGTGTCTCTTACAGTGACCCACCCCCAAAGTATGAGGAGATAGTGGCCACCAACCCTGGCTCAGACAAGTAG
- the PRRG3 gene encoding transmembrane gamma-carboxyglutamic acid protein 3 isoform X2, producing MAVFLEAKNAHSVLKRFPRANEFLEELRQGTIERECMEEVCSYEEVKEVFEDKEKTMEFWKGYPNAVYSVRDPTQSPDAMYVVVPLLGVALLIVIALFIIWRCQLQKATRHHPSYAQNRYLASRAGHSLPRVMVYRGTVHSQGESSAHREAGSNPQVVLGPSRGGRTTVRLESTLYLPELSLSRLSSATPPPSYEEVTAPQESSSEEASVSYSDPPPKYEEIVATNPGSDK from the exons ATGGCAG TGTTTCTGGAGGCCAAGAATGCCCATTCTGTCCTGAAACGGTTCCCTCGTGCCAATGAATTCCTGGAGGAGCTGCGCCAGGGTACCATCGAGCGAGAGTGCATGGAGGAGGTCTGCAGCTACGAGGAGGTCAAGGAGGTGTTTGAGGACAAAGAGAAAACG atgGAGTTCTGGAAGGGGTACCCGAATGCAGTCTACTCAGTTCGAGACCCTACACAAAGCCCAGATGCCATGTATGTGGTCGTTCCCCTTCTGGGGGTGGCGTTGCTGATTGTCATTGCCTTGTTCATCATCTGGAGGTGCCAGCTGCAGAAAGCCACACGACATCACCCCTCGTATGCTCAGAACCGGTACCTAGCCAGTCGCGCAGGGCACAGCCTCCCCCGGGTCATGGTGTACCGGGGCACTGTGCATAGCCAGGGGGAGTCCTCTGCGCACCGTGAGGCAGGGAGCAATCCTCAGGTGGTGCTGGGACCTAGTCGAGGGGGCAGAACCACGGTCCGCCTTGAGAGCACCCTCTACCtccctgagctctctctctccaggctgTCCagtgccacccctcccccatcctacGAGGAGGTAACTGCACCCCAGGAGAGCAGCAGTGAGGAGGCAAGTGTCTCTTACAGTGACCCACCCCCAAAGTATGAGGAGATAGTGGCCACCAACCCTGGCTCAGACAAGTAG